A genomic window from Chlorobium phaeobacteroides DSM 266 includes:
- a CDS encoding carbohydrate kinase family protein translates to MSILVVGSLAFDDIETPFGHSPDTLGGSSTYIALSASYFTDKVEMVGVVGADFEDKHFQVLHSRDIDTKGIKKVEEGKTFRWAGRYHYDMNTRDTLDTQLNVFADFDPQVPHEYRKADFVCLGNIDPKLQLRVLDQILQPKLVICDTMNFWIEGQPEELKETLARVDIFIINDSEARLLSGDPNLVKSARIIRAMGPKTLIIKKGEHGALLFTDNGIFVAPAFPLESIYDPTGAGDTFAGGFIGHLARCESITEAEMRKAVLYGSAMASFCVEKFGTEKLCDLDLLEIEDRYESFRDLSKIED, encoded by the coding sequence ATGTCTATTCTCGTTGTCGGCTCACTTGCATTTGACGATATTGAAACCCCTTTCGGGCACTCGCCTGATACCCTGGGCGGTTCTTCTACCTATATTGCCCTTTCGGCAAGTTATTTTACTGACAAGGTAGAGATGGTTGGCGTTGTTGGTGCTGACTTTGAAGATAAACATTTTCAGGTGCTCCACTCCAGAGACATCGATACCAAAGGTATCAAGAAGGTGGAGGAAGGTAAAACGTTCCGCTGGGCCGGTCGCTACCACTATGACATGAATACACGGGACACACTTGATACCCAGTTGAATGTTTTTGCCGATTTCGATCCCCAGGTTCCACATGAATACCGGAAGGCTGATTTTGTCTGCCTGGGTAATATCGACCCCAAACTCCAGCTCAGGGTACTTGACCAGATCCTGCAGCCCAAACTTGTGATCTGCGACACCATGAATTTCTGGATCGAAGGCCAACCTGAAGAACTCAAAGAAACACTGGCACGGGTGGACATATTTATTATCAACGACAGTGAAGCCCGACTGTTAAGCGGTGACCCCAATCTGGTGAAATCCGCAAGAATTATCAGAGCAATGGGACCGAAAACACTGATCATCAAAAAAGGTGAACACGGTGCACTGCTCTTTACCGATAACGGTATTTTTGTTGCTCCGGCTTTCCCGCTTGAGTCGATCTATGATCCTACCGGTGCTGGCGATACCTTTGCCGGAGGATTTATCGGACATCTCGCCCGTTGCGAGTCCATTACCGAAGCAGAAATGCGCAAAGCGGTTCTTTATGGCAGCGCCATGGCAAGTTTCTGTGTTGAAAAATTCGGAACAGAAAAGCTCTGCGATCTTGACCTGCTTGAAATTGAAGATCGCTATGAAAGCTTCCGTGATCTGTCGAAAATCGAAGATTGA
- a CDS encoding Maf family protein: protein MEQSEMNLAMEKPLLILASQSPRRKEILSLMRHTFEIIPVDTPENLNARLTVEENVALIALEKAKAAEPYRTKKDAIIIGADTVVAHENRILGKPSSFDEAWAMLAKLQNATHKVHTGFALLSELKQHTECVTTTVTIAPMSSREITYYITEMKPFDKAGAYGIQDPLMACYIQRIEGCYYNVAGLPLSRVHSVLHSHFFAEK, encoded by the coding sequence ATGGAACAATCTGAAATGAACCTCGCCATGGAAAAGCCGTTATTGATACTTGCGTCACAATCTCCCCGCAGAAAGGAAATACTTTCTCTCATGCGGCATACTTTCGAGATTATTCCTGTTGATACTCCGGAAAATCTCAACGCCCGGTTAACCGTAGAAGAAAACGTCGCCTTGATTGCTCTTGAAAAAGCTAAAGCAGCGGAACCGTACAGAACAAAAAAAGATGCCATCATTATAGGAGCAGACACTGTCGTTGCCCATGAAAACCGGATTCTCGGAAAACCATCGAGCTTCGATGAAGCATGGGCAATGCTCGCAAAACTGCAAAATGCGACCCACAAGGTACATACCGGATTTGCGCTGCTATCGGAGCTCAAACAGCACACGGAATGTGTCACAACAACGGTGACGATTGCACCAATGAGCAGCAGGGAGATCACGTATTACATTACTGAAATGAAACCGTTTGACAAAGCCGGCGCATATGGTATACAGGACCCGCTGATGGCCTGCTATATTCAACGAATCGAAGGCTGCTACTATAACGTAGCCGGATTGCCGCTTTCAAGGGTTCATTCCGTGCTGCACTCACACTTTTTCGCCGAAAAATAA
- the cfa gene encoding cyclopropane fatty acyl phospholipid synthase, with protein sequence MEYPLNSIQTQHRTAMLDSFFKKQLELIFSNADIHINGNRPWDIRVHDSRFFKRVITQGSLGLGESYMEGWWNCDDLEEFFFRLLLSGCDEKVVTPEWIIGKLIGKTCNLQRPSRAFIVGEHHYNTGNDLFECMLDKRMIYSCGYWKDANTLDEAQEKKLRLVFDKLGLKEGMKVLDIGCGWGGAARFAAEHYNVSVTAITISSEQARIAIDQCAGLPVSIELCDYRTLQGMFDRIYSIGMFEHVGHKNYRTYFELISRCLKPDGLSLLHTIGGNTTTTNGDPWSCKYIFPNSMLPSANQITENYEGLLKLEDWHVFSYDYSLTLKAWHENVEKHWKNLQSRYSETFHRMWQYYLLSFSGAFRSRSIELWQILLSKQGIMGEYRVQR encoded by the coding sequence ATGGAATATCCATTGAACTCCATTCAGACACAGCATCGCACAGCAATGCTTGACAGCTTTTTCAAAAAGCAGCTCGAACTCATTTTCAGCAACGCAGATATCCATATCAACGGCAATAGACCCTGGGATATTCGTGTTCATGACAGCCGTTTTTTCAAGCGGGTAATCACACAGGGAAGTCTGGGACTTGGCGAGTCATACATGGAAGGATGGTGGAACTGTGACGACCTTGAGGAGTTCTTTTTTCGTCTGCTCTTATCAGGATGCGATGAAAAAGTCGTTACCCCCGAGTGGATTATCGGTAAATTGATCGGCAAAACATGCAATCTCCAGCGACCGTCAAGAGCCTTTATCGTCGGAGAACATCATTACAATACAGGAAACGATCTGTTTGAATGCATGCTTGACAAACGAATGATTTACAGTTGCGGCTACTGGAAAGATGCAAATACCCTTGATGAAGCTCAAGAGAAGAAACTCCGGCTGGTCTTTGATAAACTTGGTCTTAAGGAGGGGATGAAGGTTCTCGACATCGGATGCGGCTGGGGGGGAGCGGCCCGATTCGCTGCTGAACACTATAACGTTTCTGTAACGGCAATAACGATATCTTCCGAACAGGCCAGAATAGCCATAGACCAATGCGCAGGTCTGCCTGTCAGTATCGAACTCTGCGACTACCGTACACTGCAAGGGATGTTTGACAGAATATACTCGATTGGCATGTTCGAGCATGTCGGGCACAAAAACTATCGCACCTATTTCGAGCTGATCAGCCGCTGTCTTAAACCCGACGGGTTATCACTCCTGCACACGATAGGCGGAAACACGACCACCACCAATGGTGATCCCTGGAGCTGCAAATACATCTTTCCGAACTCCATGCTTCCAAGTGCAAACCAGATCACCGAAAACTACGAAGGTCTTCTGAAACTCGAAGACTGGCACGTCTTCAGCTACGACTACTCTCTGACGCTGAAGGCCTGGCATGAAAATGTCGAAAAACACTGGAAGAACCTGCAATCCCGCTACAGCGAAACGTTTCACCGTATGTGGCAATACTACCTTCTCAGCTTTTCAGGAGCTTTCAGATCACGATCTATCGAGCTCTGGCAGATTCTGCTTTCAAAACAGGGTATTATGGGAGAATACCGCGTTCAGCGCTGA
- a CDS encoding ISL3 family transposase: MNDLTLFQMALGLESPWYVSSSSFDVDQKRLDIRIDFKPGSTFCCPQCGREGVKAYDTSEATWRHLNFFQHEAYLTVRVPRISCPECGILKLQSFPWSRRESGFTLLFEAMIMIMAKSMPVKAIAAIVGEHDTRIWRIINHYVEKAREQEDHSAVTMVGVDETSSKRGHNYVSLFVDLAVSKVLFATEGKDAATVKRFSEDLAAHKGDPALITEFCSDMSPAFIKGVADNFTNAQLTFDKFHIMQVINNAVDEVRRQEQKERPELQRSRYIWLKNQNNLKASQRKRLDELSLPRLNLKTTRAYRMRLTFQEFFEQPQVLVEAFLKKWYFWATHSQLQPMKEAAYTIKRHWSGILRWFTSRINNGVLEGINSLIQAAKARARGYRTTKNLINMIYLISGKLNFGLPT; encoded by the coding sequence ATGAACGACCTTACCCTTTTTCAGATGGCCTTGGGACTTGAGTCCCCATGGTATGTATCGTCCTCATCATTTGATGTCGACCAAAAGCGCTTGGACATACGAATAGATTTTAAACCGGGCAGCACCTTCTGTTGTCCTCAATGCGGCCGAGAAGGCGTGAAGGCCTATGATACCTCCGAGGCAACATGGCGCCATCTCAACTTCTTTCAGCATGAGGCCTACCTGACAGTTCGAGTGCCTCGTATATCCTGCCCTGAGTGCGGCATTCTCAAGCTGCAATCATTTCCCTGGTCTCGCCGTGAGAGCGGCTTTACTCTGCTGTTTGAGGCGATGATCATGATCATGGCGAAGTCAATGCCGGTCAAGGCAATAGCCGCCATTGTCGGCGAGCATGACACCCGTATCTGGCGGATCATCAACCACTATGTCGAAAAAGCCCGAGAGCAGGAGGATCACTCGGCAGTCACCATGGTAGGTGTTGATGAAACCTCCAGCAAGCGCGGTCATAACTATGTGTCGCTGTTCGTTGACCTTGCCGTATCGAAAGTGTTGTTTGCCACTGAAGGGAAAGATGCAGCAACGGTCAAGCGATTCAGTGAAGATCTTGCCGCCCATAAGGGTGATCCGGCATTGATCACCGAATTCTGCAGCGACATGTCACCGGCATTCATCAAAGGGGTCGCCGATAACTTTACCAATGCCCAACTGACCTTTGACAAGTTCCATATCATGCAGGTCATTAATAATGCTGTCGATGAAGTGCGGCGTCAGGAGCAAAAAGAGCGCCCTGAATTGCAGAGAAGCCGGTACATCTGGCTGAAAAACCAGAACAACCTGAAGGCTTCACAACGCAAACGCCTTGATGAGTTATCCTTGCCCCGACTGAATCTGAAAACAACTCGAGCATACCGCATGCGACTAACTTTTCAGGAGTTTTTCGAGCAACCTCAGGTATTGGTGGAAGCATTTCTGAAGAAGTGGTATTTCTGGGCAACCCACAGCCAGCTGCAGCCAATGAAAGAGGCGGCTTACACCATCAAACGACACTGGTCTGGCATTCTGCGATGGTTCACTTCTCGTATCAATAATGGGGTACTTGAGGGAATCAATAGCCTCATCCAGGCGGCCAAAGCACGGGCACGGGGTTACCGTACTACCAAAAATCTCATCAATATGATCTACCTGATCAGCGGGAAGCTTAATTTTGGCTTACCCACTTGA
- the cfa gene encoding cyclopropane fatty acyl phospholipid synthase: protein MSTFFKRKLTNILASADITIDGTGPWDIRVHDDRFYQRVLTESHLGIGESYMDGWWDCDALDEFFFRVLRARLDTKVSKVPRMINNLIGKTLNLQNKSRAYTVGETHYNIGNDLYEAMLDNAMMYSCAYWKNAQDLNQAQENKLHLIFRKLMLKPGMNLLDIGCGWGGAAKFAAEHYGATVTGLTVSTEQVKLAREKCAGLPVKIELMDYRNIKGNFDRIYSIGMFEHVGHKNYRNYFQIVQKSLKQDGLFLLHTIGSNRSGTNTDKWTEKYIFPNSMLPSANHITKAAEGMLTMEDWHSFGHDYYLTLKAWNDNILKNRAMLGEQYQERFFRMWHYYLLSAAGSFRARNVQLWQILYSYRGIEGAFDVPR from the coding sequence ATGAGCACATTTTTCAAACGCAAACTCACGAACATTCTTGCTTCCGCAGACATCACCATTGACGGAACAGGGCCATGGGATATAAGGGTTCATGACGACCGATTTTACCAGCGGGTTCTTACTGAATCTCATCTTGGAATCGGTGAATCCTATATGGATGGCTGGTGGGACTGTGACGCTCTCGATGAGTTTTTCTTCAGGGTTCTTCGCGCGAGACTTGACACAAAGGTTTCCAAAGTCCCCCGGATGATAAACAATCTCATTGGCAAAACGCTCAATCTTCAAAACAAATCACGAGCATACACCGTAGGTGAAACGCATTACAACATCGGCAACGATCTCTATGAAGCGATGCTCGACAACGCCATGATGTACAGTTGTGCCTACTGGAAAAACGCTCAGGATCTGAACCAGGCGCAGGAAAACAAACTGCACCTTATATTCAGAAAGCTCATGCTGAAACCGGGAATGAATCTCCTCGATATCGGTTGCGGATGGGGCGGTGCAGCTAAATTCGCTGCAGAACACTATGGAGCAACGGTCACAGGACTGACCGTATCGACTGAACAGGTTAAGCTGGCCCGTGAAAAATGTGCGGGACTGCCTGTCAAAATCGAACTTATGGACTACCGCAACATCAAAGGGAACTTTGACCGAATATACTCAATTGGCATGTTTGAGCATGTTGGCCACAAAAATTATCGGAACTATTTTCAGATTGTGCAAAAAAGTCTCAAACAGGACGGACTTTTTCTGCTGCATACCATCGGAAGCAACCGTTCCGGTACCAATACCGACAAATGGACAGAAAAATATATTTTTCCTAATTCAATGCTCCCCTCCGCCAATCACATTACCAAAGCCGCTGAAGGCATGCTTACCATGGAAGACTGGCACTCATTCGGGCACGATTACTATCTCACACTAAAGGCGTGGAATGACAATATTTTAAAAAACCGAGCCATGCTTGGGGAACAATACCAGGAACGGTTTTTCAGAATGTGGCATTATTATCTATTGAGCGCTGCGGGTTCGTTTCGCGCACGAAATGTTCAGCTCTGGCAGATTTTGTACTCATATCGAGGCATTGAAGGCGCATTTGATGTTCCCAGATAA
- a CDS encoding alpha-amylase family glycosyl hydrolase — protein sequence MKQNSTPHQTTNLKLVLHALEQLPELKPGQPYYIPGLWNGGDSGFEPVQPGKYFADIITNMLSGNANEIRNPLQSSGNWTPDAVVYNLFIRLTTAYDHNNDGIVNTEPLENGFRETGTLLKATGLLPYIKKLGVNTLYLLPVTLTGSDDKKGSLGSPYAVKDPFAIDPMLDEPALGLSADILLKAFVEAAHLLNMRVLFEFVFRTASVDSNWIQDHPDWFYWISETGCATKYGPPHFSDEILHTIYEKVDKHDLNNLPAPEADYKKMFTSVPVAIHKKDEKLRGITKQGEECRIASAFSDWPPDDRQPPWTDVTYLKMHNHPEFNYIAYNTIRMYDVALDNPEYRNNLLWETIEAIIPHFQENYCIDGAMIDMGHALPSALKHSIVKRARRNNPNFAFWDENFDPTPSVRDEGFNAVFGSLPFVIHDPVFIRGLLNYLNKTGVALPFFGTGENHNTPRVCHGYPGMETGRNRSSFIFTLCCILPAIPFLHSGMELCEWHPVNLGLNFTAEDRERFPSDKLPLFSAFSYDWKTANGLKTLNSYISKILSIRANYRELVQCMDKGSMILPYITNPELLAVMRKNGDTTLLFIGNSNGSEAQNGIIEFGITDAILFDLIEEKEYPVSNHSLSLHFKPGQSMLFELPVEEKPS from the coding sequence ATGAAACAAAACAGCACACCACATCAAACAACAAACCTTAAGCTCGTTCTTCATGCATTGGAGCAACTGCCTGAACTGAAACCCGGCCAGCCATATTACATTCCCGGACTCTGGAATGGGGGTGATAGTGGTTTTGAACCGGTTCAGCCGGGAAAATACTTTGCCGATATCATTACGAACATGTTATCGGGCAACGCAAACGAAATCCGCAACCCTTTGCAATCTTCAGGGAACTGGACGCCGGATGCTGTCGTGTATAACCTGTTTATACGGCTCACCACTGCATATGATCACAATAATGATGGCATTGTCAATACCGAACCTCTTGAAAATGGCTTCAGGGAAACAGGAACGCTCCTCAAGGCAACAGGCCTGTTACCCTACATTAAAAAACTCGGTGTCAACACGCTTTACCTCCTTCCGGTTACGTTGACCGGATCCGATGATAAAAAAGGCTCCCTCGGCTCCCCTTACGCAGTAAAAGACCCTTTTGCCATAGACCCTATGCTCGACGAACCGGCTCTCGGGCTTTCGGCTGACATCCTCCTGAAAGCGTTTGTCGAAGCCGCTCATCTGCTCAACATGCGTGTTCTTTTTGAGTTCGTCTTTCGAACAGCATCAGTTGACAGCAACTGGATTCAGGATCATCCGGACTGGTTTTACTGGATTTCAGAGACTGGGTGCGCAACGAAGTATGGTCCGCCGCACTTCAGCGATGAAATCCTTCACACCATTTATGAAAAGGTCGACAAGCATGACCTGAACAATCTGCCGGCTCCGGAAGCCGATTACAAAAAAATGTTTACCTCCGTTCCTGTCGCCATCCACAAGAAGGATGAAAAACTCAGAGGAATCACAAAACAGGGAGAAGAGTGCAGAATTGCCAGCGCATTTTCAGACTGGCCGCCGGATGACAGGCAGCCGCCATGGACCGACGTAACCTATCTGAAAATGCACAACCATCCGGAATTCAACTATATCGCGTACAACACCATCCGGATGTATGACGTTGCTCTCGATAATCCCGAATACCGGAATAATCTCCTCTGGGAAACAATAGAAGCGATCATCCCCCATTTTCAGGAGAACTATTGCATTGACGGCGCAATGATCGACATGGGGCATGCGCTGCCATCAGCACTCAAACACTCCATCGTCAAACGTGCGCGACGCAACAATCCGAATTTCGCATTCTGGGATGAAAATTTTGACCCGACGCCATCCGTCAGGGATGAAGGGTTCAATGCCGTATTCGGCTCCCTTCCCTTTGTTATTCACGATCCTGTTTTTATACGAGGATTGCTCAATTATCTCAATAAAACCGGTGTAGCACTTCCTTTTTTTGGTACGGGAGAAAACCACAACACTCCGAGAGTATGTCACGGCTATCCCGGTATGGAAACTGGCAGAAACAGGTCTTCCTTCATTTTCACCCTCTGCTGTATTCTGCCGGCAATCCCGTTTCTACACTCAGGCATGGAGCTCTGTGAATGGCATCCGGTTAATCTCGGACTGAACTTCACCGCTGAAGACAGGGAACGCTTTCCGTCAGACAAGCTCCCGCTTTTCAGTGCGTTCAGTTACGATTGGAAAACAGCCAACGGCCTTAAGACTCTCAACAGCTACATCAGCAAGATCCTGTCCATAAGAGCCAACTATCGTGAACTTGTTCAGTGTATGGATAAGGGTTCAATGATTCTTCCCTACATCACCAATCCTGAACTTTTGGCCGTCATGAGAAAAAACGGCGACACAACGCTGCTCTTCATTGGAAACAGCAATGGATCTGAAGCGCAGAATGGCATCATTGAATTCGGCATCACTGACGCAATCCTCTTTGATCTTATCGAAGAAAAAGAGTACCCTGTTTCAAATCACTCCCTGAGCTTGCATTTCAAGCCGGGTCAAAGTATGCTTTTCGAACTTCCTGTAGAGGAAAAACCATCGTAG
- the miaA gene encoding tRNA (adenosine(37)-N6)-dimethylallyltransferase MiaA translates to MHDSDRQKTILAILGPTASGKSALAFSIAKEINAEIISADSRQIYRELNIGTAKPSQETLRQIKHHFVNELSIGDPFTAGNFAREASARIRNILHSGKNVLIAGGSTLYLEALLNGFADLPPADTEKRQQLAIELETFGSKHLFERLRQLDPLQAATLDHTKTQRLVRSLEIIELSGHTVTEMQKKHIQPLADINVITCGLSLPRPLLYEKINRRTDQMLASGLLQEAVALFTKYYPYCDVITTNALQTVGYQELFAYLDEKTDFKTAITLIKQHTRNYAKRQLTFFKNRLNVNWMDAPENEHELSMLTTSCCRMITGN, encoded by the coding sequence ATGCATGATTCCGACCGGCAAAAAACGATTCTCGCCATTCTGGGGCCTACCGCATCCGGAAAATCGGCACTCGCCTTCAGCATAGCAAAAGAGATAAACGCAGAGATCATCTCCGCCGACTCAAGGCAAATTTATCGTGAACTGAATATCGGTACCGCAAAACCATCTCAAGAAACACTGCGGCAGATAAAACACCACTTTGTTAATGAATTATCCATAGGCGACCCCTTTACAGCCGGAAATTTTGCCAGAGAGGCATCAGCAAGAATCCGGAACATTCTCCATTCAGGAAAAAATGTCCTTATTGCCGGAGGCTCAACCCTTTATCTTGAAGCTTTGCTCAATGGATTTGCCGATCTGCCGCCTGCTGATACAGAAAAAAGACAACAACTTGCCATTGAACTTGAAACCTTCGGAAGCAAGCACCTGTTTGAACGTCTCAGGCAACTTGACCCTCTGCAGGCGGCAACGCTTGATCACACCAAAACCCAACGACTGGTAAGAAGTCTTGAAATAATTGAACTGAGCGGGCATACCGTCACAGAGATGCAGAAAAAGCATATTCAGCCTCTTGCCGACATCAACGTCATCACCTGCGGACTCTCATTGCCGCGACCACTGCTTTATGAAAAAATAAACAGGAGAACCGACCAGATGCTTGCCTCGGGACTTCTGCAGGAAGCGGTAGCCCTCTTTACCAAATACTACCCATATTGCGATGTAATAACAACAAATGCGCTGCAAACGGTAGGGTATCAGGAACTCTTTGCATACCTTGATGAAAAAACTGATTTCAAGACCGCAATTACCCTGATTAAACAGCATACGCGTAATTATGCAAAACGCCAGTTGACTTTTTTTAAAAATAGGCTTAACGTTAACTGGATGGATGCTCCCGAAAATGAACATGAGCTCTCCATGTTAACCACCTCATGTTGCAGGATGATTACCGGAAACTGA
- a CDS encoding sodium:solute symporter family protein — translation METLTLLDYSFIVGYLLLTLFIGLLFSKKASENVGEFFLSGRKLPWWIAGTGMVATTFAADTPLAVTGLVAKNGIAGNWVWWTFVSGGMLTVFFFARLWRRSNILTDLEFIEIRYSGTAAKFLRGFKALYFGLFINSIIIGWVNLAMYKIIRIMVPELNPEITIIALVVLTTVYSGLSGLWGVSITDAVQFIIAMTGCIILAVLALQAPEVGGISGLQHALPAWMFDFYPSLSGSRETPVQDSGAFSLPFASFAAMAFVQWWASWYPGSEPGGGGYIAQRMMSAKDEKHSLLATLWFTVAHYCLRPWPWIIVALASLVMFPDLPLDQKEDGFVYVMKTVLPSGLKGLLVAAFLAAYMSTLSTHLNWGTSYLINDFYQRFLKPEAEAAHLVKASKIVTGLIAIFSLFITFYVLKTITGAWEFIIQCGAGTGFVLIFRWFWWRLNAWSEITSMLAPFLAYAWISFFTSITFPDSLFIIVLFTISSTLIVTFLTPPTDTDRLQSFYRTTRVGGILWKKISVTMPEVESDKGFIMLFIDWLLGIILVYAALFGTGKLIFGDPMQAVIYFATALGAGTLIYKDLNRRGWNNLK, via the coding sequence ATGGAGACATTAACGCTTCTTGACTACTCGTTTATTGTCGGATACCTTCTCCTGACGCTGTTTATCGGCTTGTTGTTTTCAAAAAAAGCCTCTGAAAATGTTGGCGAATTTTTTCTTTCAGGCAGAAAACTTCCCTGGTGGATTGCCGGAACCGGTATGGTTGCAACAACCTTTGCCGCTGACACGCCGCTTGCCGTAACAGGATTGGTAGCAAAAAACGGCATTGCCGGAAACTGGGTCTGGTGGACGTTTGTCTCCGGAGGAATGCTGACTGTTTTCTTTTTCGCAAGACTCTGGCGCCGATCAAACATCCTTACCGACCTTGAATTTATCGAAATTCGATACAGCGGTACCGCCGCCAAATTTCTTCGCGGATTCAAGGCGCTCTATTTCGGACTTTTTATCAATTCGATCATTATCGGCTGGGTTAATCTTGCGATGTACAAGATAATAAGGATTATGGTTCCTGAACTCAACCCCGAAATCACGATCATAGCTCTTGTTGTTCTCACGACCGTCTACTCAGGACTTTCCGGGTTATGGGGCGTTTCTATTACTGACGCGGTGCAGTTCATTATCGCCATGACCGGCTGCATCATCCTTGCCGTTCTTGCACTGCAGGCACCTGAAGTTGGAGGCATCTCCGGTTTACAGCACGCACTTCCAGCCTGGATGTTTGACTTTTATCCCTCACTTTCCGGCTCCCGAGAAACGCCCGTTCAGGATAGCGGAGCGTTCTCGCTCCCCTTTGCATCGTTTGCCGCAATGGCATTTGTCCAATGGTGGGCGTCATGGTACCCTGGTTCCGAACCGGGAGGCGGCGGCTATATTGCCCAGCGAATGATGAGTGCCAAAGATGAAAAGCACTCTCTTCTTGCGACACTCTGGTTTACCGTTGCTCACTACTGTCTTCGTCCATGGCCATGGATCATTGTCGCTCTTGCGAGTCTTGTCATGTTCCCCGACCTCCCCCTTGATCAGAAAGAGGACGGATTTGTCTATGTGATGAAAACCGTTCTGCCTTCGGGACTGAAAGGACTGCTTGTGGCCGCATTTCTTGCCGCGTACATGTCAACCCTTTCAACCCATCTCAACTGGGGAACAAGCTACCTGATTAACGATTTCTATCAACGGTTTCTGAAGCCGGAGGCAGAAGCCGCGCATCTGGTAAAGGCGTCAAAAATCGTTACCGGTCTGATCGCAATTTTTTCGCTTTTTATCACGTTCTATGTACTTAAAACCATTACAGGGGCATGGGAATTCATTATTCAATGTGGTGCCGGCACAGGTTTTGTACTGATTTTCCGCTGGTTCTGGTGGCGACTGAACGCGTGGAGTGAAATCACCTCAATGCTTGCACCTTTTCTTGCCTATGCATGGATTTCCTTTTTCACCTCAATCACCTTCCCGGACTCATTGTTCATTATCGTCCTGTTTACAATATCGTCAACACTGATTGTAACATTTTTAACCCCTCCGACCGATACCGACCGCTTGCAGTCATTTTACAGAACCACAAGGGTTGGCGGCATTCTATGGAAAAAGATTTCCGTGACCATGCCGGAGGTTGAATCAGACAAGGGATTTATCATGCTTTTCATTGATTGGCTGCTCGGCATTATCCTTGTTTACGCCGCACTGTTCGGAACCGGAAAACTCATCTTTGGAGATCCAATGCAAGCCGTTATCTACTTTGCAACCGCCCTCGGTGCAGGAACGCTCATCTACAAAGACCTGAACCGGCGAGGATGGAACAATCTGAAATGA
- a CDS encoding sterol desaturase family protein: protein MEIPQIISRLTTRSSAGFLWAPEGQHPFFKPADQRNILAVSPVAIAACSLLTVIASMFLLASMFENTNAVWPGIKTDGRPVWQQTLIILTILDCRMDCRRCLNHEILFFEQLKLPGFILIGAGVEEILLYTILITAMIALHHGNIAIPDRIDNILRSVIATPLPHRIYHSVMRNKHDAIFENIHSLWGSVPPDFLLKNGIGLIRIGLSEESPPGLQTIPV, encoded by the coding sequence ATGGAAATTCCGCAAATCATATCACGCTTGACAACACGTTCATCCGCCGGCTTTTTATGGGCGCCTGAAGGTCAGCATCCGTTTTTCAAACCCGCCGATCAACGAAACATCCTTGCTGTATCTCCTGTTGCCATAGCTGCCTGCAGCCTTCTGACTGTTATTGCTTCAATGTTTCTGCTTGCTTCCATGTTTGAGAACACCAATGCTGTCTGGCCGGGAATCAAGACAGATGGCAGACCGGTCTGGCAGCAAACGCTCATAATACTGACCATTCTTGATTGCCGGATGGATTGCCGGCGCTGCCTGAACCATGAAATACTCTTTTTTGAACAACTTAAACTTCCCGGTTTCATTCTGATCGGAGCTGGAGTCGAGGAGATCCTTCTTTATACCATCCTGATAACAGCGATGATTGCATTGCACCACGGTAACATTGCAATACCCGATCGGATCGACAACATCCTTCGCAGCGTTATCGCCACTCCACTCCCGCACCGTATTTACCACTCCGTTATGCGAAACAAGCATGACGCAATCTTTGAAAACATACATTCTTTATGGGGCAGCGTTCCCCCGGATTTCCTTTTAAAAAACGGGATCGGATTAATACGGATTGGTCTTTCTGAAGAAAGCCCCCCGGGTCTGCAGACAATCCCGGTATAA